The following are encoded together in the Pseudomonas xantholysinigenes genome:
- a CDS encoding multidrug efflux RND transporter permease subunit gives MNTRNGVSAWCIDHPIATLLLTFALVLLGAIAFPRLPVAPLPEADFPTIQVTAQLPGASPETMASSVATPLEVQFSAIPGMTQMTSSSALGSTTLILQFTLDKNIDTAAQEVQAAINTATARLPQDLPSPPTWRKVNPADSPVLILTVSSTQMPGNELSDYAETLLARQLSQIDGVGLINITGQLRPAIRVQAQPEKLAAIGLTLADIRQAIQQTSLNLAKGALYGEHSVSTLAANDQLFHPEDYARLIVSYRNGAPVHLSDVAKVIQGAENAYVKAWSGEQPGLNLVIFRQPGANIVDTVDRVMEALPRLQQMLPAAVEVSVLQDRTQTIRASLHEVELTLMIAVALVIGVMALFLRQWSATFIVSSVLGVSLIASCALMYVFGFSLNNLTLVAIVIAVGFVVDDAIVVVENIHRHLEAGDDSRTAALKGAGEIGFTVVSISFSLIAAFIPLLFMGGVVGRLFKEFALTATATILISVLVSLTLAPTLAALCMRRPPAEQHGGLGQRLVRWYEKGLVRALAHQRITLAVFGVTLALAVAGYVAIPKGFFPLQDTGFILGTSEAAADVSYPAMIEKHQALAKIIEADPAVRAFSHSVGVTGSNQTIANGRFWIALKPRGERDVSASEWIDRMRPKLMQIPGIVLYLRAGQDINLSSGPSRTQYQYVLKSNDGVALNLWTQRLTERLRANPAFRDLSNDLQLGASVTRIDIDRQAAARFGLTTTDVDQALYDAFGQRQISEFQTETNQYKVILELDARQRGKAESLNYFYLRSPLSGEMVPLSALAHVAPPSTGPLSISHDGLFPAANLSFNLAPGVALGDAVQILERTQRELGMPDSIAGNFQGAAQAFQSSLSSQPYLILAALVAVYIILGVLYESFVHPLTIISTLPSAGLGALILLWAMGQDFTIMGLIGVVLLIGIVKKNGILLIDFALDAQRHQGLTPEQAIRQACLVRFRPIIMTTLAALLGAVPLMFGFGTGAELRQPLGIAVVGGLLVSQALTLFTTPVIYLALERLFHRRRAAVAPAPTAS, from the coding sequence ATGAACACCCGCAACGGCGTCTCGGCCTGGTGCATCGATCACCCCATCGCCACCCTGCTGCTGACCTTCGCCCTGGTGCTGCTCGGCGCCATCGCCTTCCCGCGCCTGCCGGTGGCGCCACTGCCCGAAGCGGACTTCCCGACCATCCAGGTCACCGCCCAACTGCCCGGCGCCAGCCCGGAAACCATGGCTTCGTCAGTCGCGACGCCCTTGGAAGTGCAGTTCAGCGCCATCCCCGGCATGACCCAGATGACCAGCAGCAGCGCCCTGGGCTCGACCACACTGATCCTGCAGTTCACCCTCGACAAGAACATCGACACCGCCGCCCAGGAAGTGCAAGCGGCGATCAACACCGCCACCGCGCGCCTGCCTCAGGACCTGCCCAGCCCGCCGACCTGGCGCAAAGTCAACCCCGCCGACAGCCCGGTGCTGATCCTCACCGTCAGCTCGACGCAAATGCCCGGCAACGAACTGAGCGACTACGCCGAAACCCTTCTGGCCCGCCAGCTCAGCCAGATCGACGGGGTCGGACTGATCAACATCACCGGCCAGCTGCGCCCGGCGATCCGCGTGCAGGCGCAACCCGAGAAGCTCGCCGCCATCGGCCTGACCCTGGCCGATATCCGCCAGGCCATCCAGCAGACCAGCCTCAACCTGGCCAAGGGCGCGCTGTACGGCGAACACAGCGTGTCGACCCTGGCCGCCAACGACCAGTTGTTCCACCCCGAGGACTACGCACGGCTGATCGTCAGCTACCGCAATGGCGCGCCGGTGCACCTGTCTGATGTCGCCAAGGTGATCCAGGGCGCCGAGAATGCCTACGTCAAGGCCTGGTCTGGCGAGCAGCCGGGGCTGAACCTGGTGATCTTCCGCCAGCCCGGGGCCAATATCGTCGATACCGTGGACCGGGTGATGGAGGCCCTGCCCCGCCTGCAGCAGATGCTGCCAGCCGCGGTCGAGGTGTCGGTGTTGCAGGATCGCACCCAGACCATCCGCGCCTCGCTGCACGAAGTCGAGCTGACCCTGATGATCGCCGTGGCCCTGGTGATCGGGGTGATGGCGCTGTTCCTGCGCCAGTGGTCGGCGACCTTCATCGTCTCCAGCGTGCTCGGCGTGTCGCTGATCGCCAGTTGCGCGCTGATGTACGTGTTCGGTTTCAGCCTCAACAACCTCACCCTGGTGGCCATCGTCATCGCCGTGGGCTTCGTGGTGGACGACGCCATCGTCGTGGTGGAGAACATCCACCGTCACCTGGAGGCCGGCGACGACAGCCGCACCGCCGCGCTCAAGGGCGCCGGCGAGATCGGCTTCACCGTGGTGTCGATCAGCTTCTCGCTGATCGCCGCGTTCATCCCACTGCTGTTCATGGGCGGGGTGGTCGGCCGGCTGTTCAAGGAGTTCGCCCTGACCGCCACCGCGACCATCCTGATTTCGGTGCTGGTGTCGCTGACCCTGGCGCCGACCCTCGCCGCGCTGTGCATGCGTCGCCCGCCCGCCGAGCAGCACGGCGGCCTTGGCCAGCGCCTGGTGCGCTGGTACGAAAAAGGCTTGGTCCGGGCACTGGCCCACCAGCGCATCACCCTCGCGGTGTTCGGCGTCACCCTGGCGCTGGCGGTGGCCGGCTACGTGGCGATCCCCAAAGGCTTCTTCCCCCTGCAGGACACCGGCTTCATCCTCGGCACCAGCGAGGCGGCGGCGGACGTGTCCTACCCGGCGATGATCGAGAAACACCAGGCCCTGGCCAAGATCATCGAGGCCGATCCTGCGGTGCGCGCCTTCTCCCACTCGGTCGGCGTCACCGGCAGCAATCAGACCATCGCCAACGGCCGCTTCTGGATCGCCCTCAAGCCCCGAGGCGAACGCGATGTGTCGGCCAGCGAATGGATCGACCGCATGCGCCCGAAACTCATGCAGATCCCCGGCATCGTCCTGTACCTGCGTGCCGGCCAGGACATCAACCTCAGCTCCGGCCCTTCGCGCACCCAGTACCAGTATGTGCTCAAGAGCAACGACGGCGTGGCGCTTAACCTATGGACCCAGCGCCTGACCGAGCGCCTGCGCGCCAACCCGGCATTTCGCGACCTGTCCAACGACCTGCAACTGGGCGCCAGCGTCACCCGCATCGACATCGACCGCCAGGCCGCCGCGCGCTTTGGCCTGACCACCACCGACGTCGACCAGGCGCTGTACGACGCGTTCGGCCAACGGCAGATCAGCGAATTCCAGACCGAAACCAACCAGTACAAGGTGATCCTCGAGCTTGATGCGCGCCAGCGCGGCAAGGCCGAGAGCCTCAACTACTTCTACCTGCGCTCGCCGCTGTCCGGCGAAATGGTGCCGCTGTCGGCCCTGGCCCATGTCGCGCCGCCCAGCACCGGGCCGCTGTCGATCAGCCACGACGGCCTGTTCCCGGCGGCCAACCTGTCGTTCAACCTGGCCCCGGGCGTGGCCTTGGGCGATGCGGTGCAGATCCTCGAACGCACCCAGCGCGAGCTGGGCATGCCCGATTCCATCGCCGGCAACTTCCAGGGCGCGGCCCAGGCCTTCCAAAGCTCGCTGTCGAGCCAGCCCTACCTGATCCTCGCCGCGCTGGTGGCGGTGTACATCATCCTCGGCGTGCTCTACGAGAGCTTCGTGCACCCGCTGACCATCATCTCCACCCTGCCCTCGGCAGGCCTCGGCGCGCTGATATTGCTATGGGCCATGGGCCAGGACTTCACCATCATGGGCTTGATCGGCGTGGTGCTGCTGATCGGCATCGTCAAGAAGAACGGCATCCTGCTGATCGACTTTGCCCTCGACGCCCAGCGCCACCAGGGCCTGACGCCTGAGCAGGCGATTCGCCAGGCATGCCTGGTACGCTTCCGGCCGATCATCATGACCACCCTGGCCGCGCTGCTCGGCGCCGTGCCGCTGATGTTCGGCTTCGGCACCGGCGCCGAGCTGCGCCAGCCACTGGGCATCGCCGTGGTCGGCGGGCTGCTGGTGAGCCAGGCGCTGACGCTGTTCACCACCCCGGTCATATACTTGGCCCTGGAGCGCCTGTTCCACCGCCGCCGGGCCGCCGTTGCCCCCGCGCCGACCGCCAGTTGA
- a CDS encoding heavy metal response regulator transcription factor, which produces MRVLIIEDEEKTADYLHRGLTEQGFTVDLARDGIDGLHLALEGDYAVIVLDVMLPGLDGYGVLRALRARKQTPVIMLTARERVEDRIHGLREGADDYLGKPFSFLELVARLQALTRRSAIHEPLQIQVADLWIDLMARKATRAGSRLELTAKEFSLLSVLARRQGEILSKTAIAELVWDINFDSDANVVEVAIKRLRAKLDGPFDNKLLHTIRGMGYVLENRGQ; this is translated from the coding sequence ATGCGTGTGCTGATCATCGAAGACGAAGAAAAAACCGCCGATTACCTGCATCGCGGCCTCACCGAGCAGGGCTTTACCGTCGACCTGGCGCGCGACGGTATCGACGGCCTGCACCTGGCCCTGGAAGGCGACTACGCGGTGATCGTGCTCGACGTCATGCTGCCGGGCCTGGATGGCTACGGCGTACTGCGCGCGCTGCGCGCGCGCAAGCAGACGCCGGTGATCATGCTCACTGCCCGCGAGCGGGTCGAGGACCGCATCCACGGCCTGCGCGAAGGCGCCGACGACTACCTGGGCAAGCCGTTCTCGTTCCTCGAACTGGTCGCCCGGCTGCAGGCCCTGACCCGGCGCAGCGCGATCCACGAACCCTTGCAGATCCAGGTTGCCGACCTGTGGATCGACCTGATGGCGCGCAAGGCTACCCGTGCGGGATCGCGCCTGGAACTGACCGCCAAGGAGTTCTCGCTGCTCAGCGTGCTGGCCCGGCGCCAGGGCGAGATCCTGTCCAAGACCGCCATCGCCGAACTGGTCTGGGACATCAACTTCGACAGCGACGCCAATGTCGTCGAGGTGGCCATCAAGCGCCTGCGCGCCAAGCTCGACGGGCCGTTCGACAACAAGCTGCTGCATACCATTCGAGGCATGGGTTATGTCCTTGAGAACCGTGGCCAGTGA
- a CDS encoding heavy metal sensor histidine kinase, with amino-acid sequence MMIPSLLPSKPGNSIALRLSALFTLVALAVFVLIGSALYRQVDRSLDLLPEAELDARFSVLESTLNRYGTAEHWAKINNKLNLLSEEDRRIRFWVVSSDPAFEYGHPTEQVRGFAEGAPGMRDLRLSDSPYPYKVLVSELPALGERPPLRFLIGIDTETFWQAQHSLLVAIVGLAVLGVLLASLLSYWVARIGLKPLQALSDEAQTLAPPRLDGRLQTHDLPPELAQFAGAFNAALDRVSQAYTQLEAFNADVAHELRSPLTNLIGQTQVALTRGRSAEHYFEVLQSNLEELERLRSIINDMLFLASADQGSKATALTQASLAEEVATTLDYLDFILEDAQVSVRVSGDAQACIEKAQLRRALINLLNNAVQHTAPHQVIEVRIDAGEQEVNIAVSNPGPAIADEHLALLFERFYRVDAARSNSGGGNHGLGLAIVKAIARMHGGDVFVRSQAGANTFGISLPNAQLRGFAVKI; translated from the coding sequence ATGATGATTCCAAGCCTTTTGCCCAGCAAACCCGGCAACTCCATCGCCCTGCGCCTGTCGGCGCTGTTCACCCTGGTGGCGCTGGCCGTGTTCGTGCTGATCGGCAGCGCCTTGTACCGCCAGGTCGACCGCAGCCTCGACCTGCTGCCCGAAGCCGAGCTGGACGCACGCTTCAGCGTGCTCGAATCCACCCTCAACCGCTACGGCACCGCCGAGCACTGGGCCAAGATCAACAACAAGCTCAACCTGCTCAGCGAAGAAGACCGGCGCATTCGCTTCTGGGTAGTGAGCAGCGACCCGGCCTTCGAGTACGGTCATCCCACCGAGCAGGTGCGCGGCTTCGCCGAGGGCGCGCCGGGCATGCGCGACCTGCGCCTGAGCGACAGCCCCTACCCCTACAAGGTGCTGGTCAGCGAGCTGCCGGCGCTGGGCGAGCGCCCGCCGCTGCGCTTTCTGATCGGCATCGACACCGAAACCTTCTGGCAGGCCCAGCACAGCCTGCTGGTGGCCATCGTCGGCCTGGCGGTGCTGGGCGTGCTGCTGGCCTCGCTGCTCAGCTACTGGGTCGCGCGCATCGGTCTCAAGCCCTTGCAGGCCCTCTCGGACGAGGCCCAGACCCTGGCCCCGCCACGCCTGGACGGACGCCTGCAAACCCACGACCTGCCGCCGGAACTGGCGCAGTTCGCCGGTGCCTTCAACGCCGCCCTCGACCGGGTCAGCCAGGCCTACACGCAACTGGAGGCGTTCAATGCCGACGTCGCCCACGAACTGCGCTCGCCACTGACCAACCTGATCGGCCAGACCCAGGTCGCCCTGACCCGCGGACGTAGCGCCGAGCATTACTTCGAGGTGCTGCAATCGAACCTCGAGGAGCTGGAGCGCCTGCGCAGCATCATCAACGACATGCTGTTCCTGGCCAGCGCCGACCAGGGCAGCAAGGCCACCGCGCTGACCCAGGCGTCGCTGGCCGAGGAAGTGGCCACCACCCTGGACTACCTCGACTTTATCCTTGAGGACGCCCAGGTCAGTGTCCGGGTCAGCGGCGACGCCCAGGCCTGTATCGAAAAAGCCCAGTTGCGCCGGGCGCTGATCAACCTGCTGAACAACGCCGTGCAGCACACCGCGCCGCACCAGGTGATCGAGGTGCGCATCGATGCCGGTGAGCAGGAGGTGAACATCGCCGTCAGCAACCCCGGCCCGGCGATCGCCGACGAACACCTGGCGCTGCTGTTCGAGCGCTTCTACCGGGTCGATGCCGCCCGAAGCAACAGTGGCGGAGGTAACCACGGCTTGGGCCTGGCGATCGTCAAGGCCATCGCGCGGATGCATGGCGGCGATGTTTTCGTGCGCAGCCAGGCCGGTGCCAATACCTTCGGCATCAGCCTGCCGAACGCTCAACTACGCGGGTTTGCGGTAAAAATCTGA
- a CDS encoding OprD family porin, with protein sequence MLSAFRFTPLFVALAATIPVAAQAEEEKAEGFIEGSSLNLHFRNAYFNRNEKNRQVEDKREWGQGAVARFESGYTPGTIGFGLDAHAMIGLKLDGGSGHAGTSILPSEPGDKARHAFSTAGGAIKIKGFDTEFKAGDLFLTNPVIAGGETRMLPQTFRGVAVTNNSIDGLMLEGGKVSFTKPYNQSGHRRINTYYSNQTPEQDSQNLSWAGASWSGTENITANVYAAELKDIWNQYYADFDYTYAVNDLVSLNPGVHFYHTQDTGQSKLGSIDNNTWSVHFTVAAGYHSVTAAYQRVNGNTPFDYINLGDSIFLDNSRMYSDFNAPNERSWKLQYDYDFAGLGVPGLTSSLSYSRGKADLTKASQNTEFYDFYNPDGKNGRHWERDFDLKYVFQEGQLKDLSVLLRYATHRANAAYASEQDNDEFRVIVDYPLNVF encoded by the coding sequence GTGCTTTCCGCGTTTCGTTTCACCCCGTTGTTCGTTGCGTTGGCCGCAACGATTCCCGTCGCCGCCCAGGCCGAAGAAGAGAAGGCCGAAGGTTTCATCGAAGGGTCTTCGCTCAACCTGCATTTTCGCAATGCGTACTTCAATCGCAACGAGAAGAACCGCCAGGTAGAGGACAAACGTGAGTGGGGCCAGGGCGCCGTGGCGCGCTTCGAGTCCGGCTACACCCCAGGCACCATCGGCTTTGGCCTCGACGCCCACGCCATGATCGGCCTGAAGCTCGACGGTGGCTCCGGCCACGCCGGCACCTCGATCCTGCCGAGCGAGCCTGGCGACAAAGCCCGCCATGCCTTCTCCACCGCTGGCGGCGCGATCAAGATCAAGGGCTTCGACACCGAGTTCAAGGCCGGTGACCTGTTCCTCACCAACCCGGTGATCGCCGGTGGCGAGACGCGCATGCTGCCGCAGACCTTCCGCGGCGTCGCGGTGACCAACAACAGCATCGACGGGCTGATGCTCGAAGGCGGCAAGGTCAGCTTCACCAAGCCGTACAACCAGAGCGGCCACCGCCGCATCAACACCTACTACAGCAACCAGACGCCTGAGCAGGACAGCCAGAACCTGAGCTGGGCCGGCGCATCGTGGAGCGGCACCGAGAACATCACCGCCAATGTCTACGCCGCCGAGCTGAAGGACATCTGGAACCAGTACTATGCCGACTTCGACTACACCTACGCGGTCAACGACCTGGTCAGCCTGAACCCAGGCGTGCACTTCTACCACACCCAGGACACCGGCCAGTCGAAGCTGGGCAGCATCGACAACAACACCTGGAGCGTGCACTTCACCGTGGCCGCCGGGTACCACAGCGTCACCGCCGCCTACCAGCGGGTCAACGGCAACACCCCGTTCGACTACATCAACCTGGGCGACAGCATCTTCCTCGACAACTCGCGCATGTACTCGGACTTCAACGCGCCGAACGAACGCTCGTGGAAACTGCAGTACGACTACGACTTCGCCGGCCTTGGCGTGCCAGGCCTGACCTCGTCGCTGTCGTACTCGCGCGGCAAGGCCGACCTGACCAAGGCCAGCCAGAACACCGAGTTCTATGACTTCTACAATCCCGACGGCAAGAACGGCCGGCACTGGGAACGTGACTTCGACCTGAAGTACGTGTTCCAGGAAGGCCAGCTCAAGGACCTGTCGGTGCTGCTGCGCTATGCCACGCACCGGGCCAACGCGGCGTATGCCAGTGAGCAGGACAACGACGAATTCCGCGTGATCGTGGATTACCCGCTGAACGTGTTCTAA
- a CDS encoding DUF3077 domain-containing protein — MSEQPDMPVTAGDETFLECYRVLPGVPLSRAFDELSVLQDCILHLTTEAEMEGDLKAGSAARMLSAMAKALINDLEIGLNRNC; from the coding sequence ATGAGCGAGCAGCCCGATATGCCCGTCACCGCGGGCGACGAGACGTTCCTGGAGTGTTATCGCGTGCTGCCGGGTGTGCCCTTGAGCCGGGCATTCGATGAGCTGTCGGTGTTGCAGGACTGCATCCTGCACCTGACCACCGAGGCGGAAATGGAAGGGGACCTTAAAGCGGGGAGTGCGGCGCGGATGCTCAGCGCCATGGCCAAGGCGCTGATCAATGACCTGGAGATCGGCTTGAACAGAAACTGTTGA
- a CDS encoding RHS repeat-associated core domain-containing protein codes for MTLLAKANQTIALLATDRQHSIQQHVLEAGRPAFVYTCYGFEAVGNSMGALLGFDGYPRTPLFDSYFLGRGHRIYNPQLMRFISADSLSPFDAGGTNAYAYCAGDPVNYRDDSGQSRNLRDQLHKDALLKNPLQYHPDWKNYPTLSKDAKRHIGKLTSRIEKAKKFAKHVDDHPDHHLSMDTSNSWRRFERNKNKIAKSFDKLEKARFDYAVEFVQRGLPLPDWGTAGDQSSMDPPHRNVAETIDPPPGYADRPSYDEAMGMIRTAL; via the coding sequence GTGACTCTTCTAGCCAAAGCTAATCAGACGATTGCGTTGCTTGCAACCGACCGCCAGCATTCTATTCAGCAACACGTTTTAGAGGCGGGGCGCCCGGCGTTTGTCTATACATGCTATGGATTTGAAGCGGTTGGCAACAGCATGGGGGCGTTGCTCGGTTTCGATGGATACCCACGTACACCACTTTTCGATTCTTATTTTTTGGGGCGGGGGCACCGTATCTATAACCCTCAGCTCATGCGTTTTATCTCAGCGGATAGTCTGAGCCCGTTTGATGCGGGTGGGACCAATGCCTATGCGTACTGTGCCGGTGACCCTGTGAACTATCGGGATGATTCTGGGCAGTCGCGTAACCTAAGGGACCAACTGCATAAAGATGCACTACTCAAGAATCCGCTTCAGTACCATCCTGATTGGAAAAACTACCCAACCTTGAGCAAGGATGCTAAACGCCACATTGGCAAGCTGACGAGTAGGATTGAGAAAGCCAAAAAGTTCGCCAAGCACGTAGATGATCATCCAGATCACCACCTATCTATGGATACATCGAATTCATGGCGGCGATTCGAGCGAAACAAAAACAAGATCGCCAAGAGTTTCGACAAGCTTGAAAAGGCTCGATTCGACTACGCTGTTGAGTTTGTACAGCGCGGTTTACCGCTGCCCGACTGGGGGACTGCGGGTGATCAAAGCTCAATGGACCCGCCTCATCGAAATGTCGCGGAGACTATTGACCCGCCACCGGGTTACGCCGACCGGCCTTCCTATGATGAAGCCATGGGCATGATTCGAACTGCCCTGTAG
- a CDS encoding GGDEF domain-containing protein, with amino-acid sequence MPTRSPRSALYKSHPELVLNLGSCLAVLAIVAIVSYLLVRERDSVEQSAIRSSSNIVQLIESDILRNVELYDQSLKGLIWAVQHPELLNVPPMLRQQILFNQAFSAPVRGDILWLDAKGDVLGDSTSVVPRQANFADTTPFQAHRDHPGLGLLISPPFKARLGNLDWCISFSRRISGPNGEFQGLAAGALRLSYFNALFQRLDIGVDSSINLLNSDGQLLARQPTRAQDPLIGSSFSERPNFKRILGERSGSFTARSTAYEGQRLYTFARVADLPLIVLVAHSADEVFQSWRRTAIVVSAATGVLCIGILWLTLLLGRELRRRHDAEQGLAALAATDSLTGLANRRRLDQVLRQEWARAQRNRKPLAVLMVDVDHFKAFNQRHGHAGGDHVLREVATTLELCIRRPADLAARYGGEEFQVVLPETELAGALLLAERVRASVEAMPPFGDDERSVTVSVGIGLHIPGSAQDLAGLLGDADEALYRAKANGRNRVEGPQV; translated from the coding sequence TTGCCCACCCGATCACCCCGATCCGCCCTGTACAAGTCACACCCCGAGCTGGTCCTCAACCTGGGCAGCTGCCTTGCCGTGCTCGCCATCGTGGCCATCGTCAGCTACCTGCTGGTTCGCGAACGCGACAGCGTCGAACAATCGGCCATACGCTCGTCGAGCAATATCGTGCAACTGATCGAAAGCGACATCCTGCGCAACGTCGAACTCTACGACCAGTCGCTCAAGGGCCTGATCTGGGCCGTGCAGCACCCCGAGCTGCTCAACGTGCCGCCCATGCTGCGCCAGCAGATCCTTTTCAACCAGGCCTTCTCCGCACCCGTACGCGGCGACATCCTCTGGCTCGACGCCAAGGGCGACGTACTGGGCGATTCCACCAGCGTCGTGCCGCGCCAGGCCAATTTCGCCGACACCACCCCCTTCCAGGCCCACCGCGATCACCCCGGCCTGGGCCTGTTGATCAGCCCACCGTTCAAGGCGCGGCTGGGCAACCTGGACTGGTGCATCAGTTTCAGCCGGCGCATCTCCGGGCCCAACGGCGAGTTCCAGGGCCTGGCCGCCGGAGCCCTGCGCCTGTCCTACTTCAACGCGTTGTTCCAGCGCCTGGACATCGGCGTGGACAGCAGCATCAACCTGCTCAACAGCGACGGCCAACTGCTGGCGCGCCAACCGACCCGAGCGCAGGATCCGTTGATCGGCAGCAGCTTCAGCGAGCGTCCCAACTTCAAGCGCATCCTCGGCGAGCGCAGCGGCAGCTTCACCGCCCGCTCGACAGCCTACGAAGGCCAGCGCCTCTACACCTTCGCCCGGGTCGCCGACCTGCCGCTGATCGTGCTGGTGGCGCACTCGGCCGACGAAGTGTTCCAGTCATGGCGACGCACCGCGATCGTGGTCAGCGCCGCCACCGGCGTGCTGTGCATCGGCATCCTTTGGCTGACCCTGCTGCTGGGCCGCGAACTGCGCCGTCGCCACGACGCCGAGCAGGGCCTGGCGGCGCTGGCCGCCACCGACAGCCTCACCGGCCTTGCCAACCGCCGCCGACTCGACCAGGTGCTGCGCCAGGAATGGGCTCGCGCCCAGCGCAACCGTAAGCCGCTGGCCGTGCTGATGGTGGATGTGGACCATTTCAAGGCGTTCAACCAGCGCCATGGCCACGCCGGCGGCGACCATGTGCTGCGCGAGGTGGCCACCACCCTGGAGCTGTGCATCCGCCGGCCGGCCGACCTAGCGGCACGCTATGGTGGCGAGGAGTTCCAAGTGGTGCTGCCGGAGACCGAACTGGCCGGCGCGCTGCTGCTGGCCGAGCGCGTTCGCGCCAGTGTCGAGGCGATGCCGCCGTTCGGTGATGATGAGCGTTCGGTGACCGTGAGCGTGGGGATTGGCCTGCATATACCGGGTAGCGCGCAGGACCTGGCGGGATTGCTGGGGGATGCCGACGAGGCACTGTACCGGGCCAAGGCCAATGGCCGCAATCGGGTGGAAGGGCCGCAGGTTTGA
- a CDS encoding ferritin-like domain-containing protein, whose protein sequence is MSNPNKDTIDVLNDLIEYSKDGEKGFKASADDVKNPQLKAFFVQRAGECASAAAELQGEVRRLGGDPETSTSISGDLHRGWVNLKSMVTGKDEEAVLNEVERGEDHALKAYKDGREKLVKLGRTANDSSYALVEKQLQGVQRNHDQVKALRNAARARS, encoded by the coding sequence ATGAGCAATCCCAACAAAGACACGATCGACGTACTCAACGACCTGATCGAGTACAGCAAGGATGGTGAGAAGGGTTTCAAGGCGTCTGCGGATGATGTGAAGAACCCCCAACTGAAGGCGTTCTTCGTACAGCGCGCCGGGGAATGTGCCAGCGCCGCGGCCGAGTTGCAGGGCGAAGTGCGGCGCCTGGGTGGCGATCCGGAAACCAGTACCAGCATCAGCGGCGACCTGCACCGTGGCTGGGTCAACCTCAAGTCGATGGTGACCGGCAAGGATGAAGAGGCCGTGCTCAACGAGGTGGAGCGCGGTGAGGACCACGCGCTCAAGGCCTACAAGGATGGGCGTGAGAAGCTGGTCAAGCTGGGCCGTACGGCCAATGATTCTTCCTACGCGCTGGTGGAGAAGCAACTGCAAGGCGTGCAGCGCAATCATGACCAGGTGAAGGCGCTGCGTAACGCGGCCCGCGCGCGCTCGTAA
- a CDS encoding DUF3820 family protein, with amino-acid sequence MKPESLQLLVIRTMPFGKYQGRIIADLPGDYLAWFARKGFPPGELGGLLALMHEIDHNGLGDLLKPLRGKTRG; translated from the coding sequence ATGAAACCCGAATCCCTGCAACTGCTGGTCATCCGCACCATGCCCTTCGGCAAGTACCAGGGGCGGATCATCGCCGACCTGCCCGGCGATTACCTGGCATGGTTCGCGCGCAAGGGCTTTCCGCCCGGGGAGCTGGGCGGGTTGTTGGCGTTGATGCATGAGATTGACCACAACGGGTTGGGTGATCTGTTGAAGCCGTTACGGGGCAAGACGCGGGGCTGA